The nucleotide window AAATGAGAATCAGAACATGGTAAAGAAACATATAGAGAAAGAGAAGTATGCCGGCCACTTTGCAGCAGCACCAAAAGAATTAACTCGAGGGATGGTAGGAACATTCGGAACCAGCTTTGCACTAGAACTCCCACAGACGGTTATCGTATGTAATAAGACTGTGAACCACTTGGGATCAGGGTTGTTTAGAGCACAGACATTGAAGAGTGCCCTTTCCCAGGTCTGTGCATAACCATGGATTTCAGCCCTGAAACCTGGATCCTTTCATTTCTCGCAGGTCTGTACACCCCTCTCGGCGCTATGTGTGTCCTCCCACTTTATCCCGGATACCTGGCCTTCCTGGCAGGGAGAACAGCCCAGGGAAAAAGGGTATCAACACTTCTGCTCGGCCTGGCTGTCACAGCAGGAGTTATTGGTGCGATGCTTGCATTCGGAGTAGTGTTTGTATCCGTTCTACAGGCATCTACCAGCCTTGTAATAGGATATCTCGGCCCGGTCGTATACCTGATCCTGGCCATCATGAGCATTGGTATGATACTGGGTGTTGATATCGGTAGAATATTTCCAACAGTTCAGACACCAGAGGCAAAGACTCCATGGATAACAGCCTGCCTGTTTGGTGCATTCTTCGGCCTGGTTGCACTTCCATGCAACCCGGCATCAATTATCATGCTCTTTGCCCTTTCCACGACGACCGCTGATTTTATTGCGAATTTTATCAACTTTGTCATATTCGGGATAGGTATGGCGACACCACTTCTGGTTCTATCGGCTTTTTCAATGGATGCAAACAGGAAGGCGGTCTCATTCCTTGCAAAATACCATCTTATCATCAACCGGGGTGCAGGGGTTCTGATGCTGGCGGTGGCTTTATACTACCTGATTTTTGTATTCCTCAGTGAATACCTCTGATTTTTTTATCTTCTGTGTCGCCACAGATACAGGATCGCAAGCATGCCAACGATCATTCCGGCAAGCCCTATCTTTGCGATGTCGGGCCCGGACTCATGTGATAATGGCTGCTTTTTATAAGCGTTCCAATCTTGTTCAAAAACAGAGGCAAAGTACCCGGCAACATTGGGATCCTCAATAATCAGACCTGCTTCCCTATTGAAAGAGGGAGAATTTTCATTCCAGTTGATACTTGAGATCAATATAGAATCATCAGCGATCATGCCCTTTGCATGAAGCTTAAGGAGGCCGGTCCCTGAAAGGTCTAAAAGTCTCGCTTCAATTGGAATATGTTCACGATTGGCGATGGCTGTGATTTCAGCTGCAATCTCATCATTATCATTCTCTTCTTCGATGTTGTAGTAATACGAATCAAGGAGAATTTTAACTTCAACGCCCCTCCGGGCAGCATCTATCGCAGATTTAAGATAGGGGTTTCTCTTTCCATGTGACCAGTGTTTGATATAGGCTTCTTCAATATACAACCGGGATCTGGTTTCATTGATGAGAGACACGATAAGATCACTGGTATCTGGAGCAAGAACGGGAGTTACAGAAGAGTCGTTGAAATGAAGAGGTGCAAATACAGGTTTGTATGCCTCTGCAAAATATTCGGGAATTTCCGATCTGTTTCCCTGAATATCTGTGACGCCAGGTCCGTTTAGATCTGAGTAAAACACCTTTGAAAAGTAGGAACACAGATCAGGAGATGAGACCAGAACACCCCACCCCCGGTTTCCGGCAAAACCTGCCTTCTGAAAAGAATGTTCTTTGAAATTTTCGGTTGTGAGAAGGAGATCTTTTCCATCAATAACCAGGTATTTTGCATGATCATACCGGAATGGAGCGTGATCTTCACCTGTCCCTGCCATAACCCGGACATTAATCCCGACTGAACATAACATAGCGATGACAGTCTGCTCTTCAGAACTTATCCCACCAACGGGTCCCCCCTCAAGAAGCACAGTCACTTTCACACCACGAGAAAATGCCTGACAGAGTAAACCAGCCATCTCAGGGTCTGTAAACTCATACACATTGACCAGAATTTCGCGACGGGCAGACGATACTGCCTGTTCAAAAACCGCACGTCCGCAATCTGGAGAAACAAAGGCTGTACCAGTAACATTGGAAAAGGTTACAGGCATAAACCGGCTGGCACCGGATATAAAAACACGTTTGTCCCATATGCCATCAGGACCAAGGACATGGACCTGCCCTTTACGTGGCTTGAATGTTCCTGGCCACGAAAGATTCTGAATAAGTATACCATGCTCCTTCAGCATGAGCTCATCTTTCTGGTTTGCCATCTGGAATTTTCCAGTAACCACAGGCTCTGGAACATCTGGGCTCATTCCAATCAGTTCATAATCCGGGTATCTGCCATTGACCTTGTAAAATGCTTCTCCATCACGGGCTATTGTTATTGAACCAGATGATACCGCACCTGCAGGAAAGGTAATCTGCCCTTCTCCATCAGTTACCTCAAGAGAACTGAGAGGTCCGTCTCCACTGATCACCAGGTATTCATCGGCATCGCCATCCAGATAGGTATCAGAGTATACTTCAGTTATCTGAAATGCAGCAGTTGTGGTTACACAGATAAACACTACCAGGACCAGCGTGATGAGACGCATAGTGCAGAATATACAGGCAGCCATAAATGAATCTGCTGAAATAAACTTCTCACATGGTAAAGCCACTGGTGATCAAAGTTGGAGGCAGTCTATTGCCCCATGCCAGGCAGATCATCAGGACTGTTCTCAAATGCAACAGGGCTATCCTGATACTTCCGGGAGGTGGAATCTTCGCTGATGCAGTGCGGGAGACTGGCTCGGATGGAACGGTTGCACATTGGATGGCAATCGCAGGTATGGAACAATATGGGTGGTACTTATCTGGATTTGGCGTTGAAACAACAAGATACCCAGAGTTTACAGATAAACCACGCGTGATGCTTCCGTACCAGTACCTCATAGAGAAAGATCCGTTGCCCCATACCTGGGAGATCACCTCTGATACCATCAGCGCCTGGCTGGCTGATTATCTGGAAGCAGACCTTCTTATCCTGAAATCAATAGATCAGGTACGCGCAGATGGAGTCCCAATCGAAGTAATAAAAGCACAAATTAACACTTCTGACCTTGATCCCTTGTTCATCCCATTTATTTTGAGTCATCCGGTAAATGGCGGAGTTATCAACGGGACTTTCCCTGAGAGAATTACTCTAGCCATGAAGGGAGAGAAGGTTGTTGGAACCGGTTTTGGCACCATAGTTTAAGAGGATCAAGAAAGAATAAATTAAGCACCTTTGGAGACATCCGAATATGAGTCAAGAGAAATGTACCTCATGCAACGGCCCAATGGCAGAGCAGGGATCAACCGAATTCGGTTGCCCAGCCTGTGGTGTCCGTATCAGCCGCTGTTACCGCTGCCGGGAACAGAGTGTCGAGTTCGTCTGCCCGACATGTGGGTTCCGGGGGCCTTAAGGCATGGGTGATGTGGCACTGATCATCAAGGCAATGCCGGAATCTCCTGAAGTAAACCGTGAAGATATCAAGAAAGAGATTCGTGCAAAGCTTCCACGTGTTCAGGACATTCAGGAAGAACCTATCGGGTTCGGACTTGTTGCACTCAAGGTTGTCGTTGTTGTTCCGGACGCAGAAGGACAAACCGATGCAGCAGAGGCCACACTGAATAGCATTCCCGGAATAGAGCGGGCCGAGATCATCGGATCGACGCTTGTCTAACTAAAAAAAACTCTTTTTTCAGATTAACTACTCTGAATCTGATTGCTCAAGATTCTTGAGAATCTGATTAGTTAACCCACGAATCCGCTCAACAGAACGTTGAAATGCATGCACCTCTAGTGGGTCAAGTCTGATTGATACCGGAAATACCCCATCTTTGTTTATTCGGGCCGGAACACCGATACAGACATCACCAATGTTATGCACTTCACTCTTAACATAGGCAGATAACGTCAGAATCCGGTTTTCGTTTCCAAGCAGGGTCTTAATGATCGTAGCGATTGCATCGCCCGGCCCCCAGACAGTAGCACCCTTACTAGCAATGATCTGCTGACCTGATGAGCGGACCTTCCCCATGATATCATCAATGGGCAAGTTACCAAACGAAGGCAGATTGGATATCTGAATACCACCGATCGTAGTTGCTGACCAGAGAGGTACCATACTCTCTCCATGCTCGCCAATGATGCGGGTATGCACTTCACTGACGTGAACCTGGAAGAACGAAGCTATCAATGATTTCAGGCGCATCGAATCGAGGTGTGTACCAAGACCAAATACCTGGTGAGGTTTTTTCCCGGAATACCGAAGTGCAACAGACGTCATGATATCAACCGGATTGGTAACCATCATAATCATCGACTCCGGGGCGAACATCTGAACCTGCTTCGAGAGATCTGCTACAATTTTTGCATTCTCATGCGCGAGATCAAGACGATCCTGATTAGGTTTGCGTGCTACCCCTGCCGTAATGATAACCACGTCAGACCCTTTCATATCTGCAAGATCACAGCTCCACCGTACAACGCTTGCTGTACCCGTAGCAGCAAATGAATCAATGAGGTCACGGGTAATTCCATCAAGGAGAGACTGCGATCCATCCCGGCCGTACAACTGGATCTCCCGTATGTACGGTATCCGTGATATCGAGAGGGCCGCATACTGACCAACCCGTCCGGTAGCACCAATGATCGTGACTTTTGTCATGAGAATCAGCGTATAAAAATAGGGACACGTTCTCGGTCGACAGACCGTTGCAACCCTGGTCTCAAGCCTTCTCCTCCGCCCCGCAACCCCATGGGCGCCGAACGTTCACGGTAAGTCTGCTCCCTTCCGGGCCTGGACCGATCCCCGCGACAACAGGTCGTTCCTTCCTCCGAAGGTTGGATTGCTGGCCATCGACCTCACAGGACAGGGTTTCTTCGTTGAAAGCATGGAGAATTCGGGCAGTACGTGTAAGCCTTCCTCGAACTTCGCCCCCTGCGTACCGGCGGTTTCAGGTTACAGGTGACGTCGATCCACCCGGGCTAGTCCCCATTATTATGCGAAGACTCATGGAATAAAAACTTCCCCACCCACATCATTTTCCCAACCCTGCAAAAATGAATGATTTTGTCTAAACTTCTTTTTATTAAAAGGATCAAAAACAGTCAAAACATCATGATCATGGATTAAAGGAGAAAGTAACTCCATTCTCCCTTGAAATACCTCCACTTTTTTCTCTGCCCCAAATCCTTCAGCAACAGGGAGGGGGCCGTCAAGGAGCTTTTCGCGCGATAGATGGGGAAAATCCATTGCAAATTCGCATTCATCAAGACCCAGTGATTCTTTGTTGACAAGGAGATTGAACCCGGAAAAGTAAGCTGCCGCATACCAGGGATCGTTTAGTACAATATGGTGAACACCAAGGACTCCGCCGGTAATTCCCAATGTTCCCACCCCAGAACATGCGTCAACAAAGAGAGACGGGTGGACCCTTCGAATCGCAGTTTCCACAGAACGTATCTTTGGGTCAACGCCATGTGGAAACTCAATATGACTTGCTCCCTGTTTTTTGTAAGCCACTACAGGACCATGACTGGTTGGAAACAGATCTGCCCGGACATCACAGCCACAGAGAAGACGATGTTCAGAACATACATGTGATTCCGTATCAGCACAATCTCCGACCCCGGGAGGATCTTTTCCTTCTTTAAGAATGGCAGATATTTGAGGAATTTCATGATATGCACGATGCGCGGAGTCATCATCAAAAACAGAAGAGATCAGAATGAGAGAACGAGTGGGAAGAAACGGGGGGGAACGTAGAAAAATGCCGGGATCAATCAGGGGAATCCCCACAGCAGAGAGGGCTTCATCTCCTGAAAAAAGCCCGGCATCAACCAGAAGAAAGTAGAGCCTGGCATACACATCATCGATAAAAGCCCTGCCACAATGACAGGGCGGAGGAGGTGAATCTTCTGGCGGACCGGTTTTATCTCTGACAGCCCTGCAACAATCAGAACATGGAGAAAAAATTTCGTGCCGCCTGCTGATTAGGTCCTGCGCATAACAGATATGATCCTGACCACAGACGGGACAATTCATTCAGATAGTAACACTACGAGATCATCGAATAAAAAATAACCGGATGATGGGCCTGATGCGATTCGAACGCATGACCGCCCGGTTATGAGCCGGGCGCTCTAACCACTAAGCTACAGGCCCAAAAAGAATAACGCCGCCAACAGGACTCGAACCTGTGACATACTGGTTAACAGCCAGTCACTCTACCAACTGAGTTATGGCGGCTCAGAGGTGCTCTATAATGTAGGATCAATTTCCATATAAATTTTATGAAATCGTTTTGGTCACGTTTTCTGAATGGATGATCTCATTCCGTTCAATAAAACGATTATTTCTTCAATATCAGTGTCCAAACTCGTGAACAACTCATCAGCCTTTTCGGTAGCCACAGCACCGGTAGGAGAGGCGCGGATATATCCAAGCCCTTCCATAACACGGAGCGAGTACCGAATCCGATGCTGAGGGACGTTCATGACTTCAGACAATTTGATGATGCCTATCGGCTGATGCTGCGCTACAATAGACAGAACTTCAAGGTGTCTGCCGATTAATTCAATGTCCCCTTTTATTTTCTTTAACATGGGCAGTTCACTCAAGCATTCTTATCAAGCCATTCTTTTGTCTTCAGATACTGCCTTCTGAAAATTATCGTAAGAAGTAGTGCGATAAGAAGAGAAACAACTGAACCTGGAACCCTCCATTGCGACGGGAAGAGAAACAAGGCAATTACCCCGACAGCAAAGAAGAGGATTACTCCATTCAAAATTACTGCAATGTGCCAGAATTTCCATTTAAACTGCTCTTTAGCAGACTCGTTCATTATTCATACATCAATTTTATCATAAAAGTACTTGTGGTCTCATCAGCAATGTGTAGAGGATGGACTACCTCGATGATCTCATTCTTCGGTCCGGTACATCCGCATACTGTTTGTTTGCCTCATCTGATGACCCAGATATGCGTTACCTCACCCATTTTGTCACCAACGATCCTGTACCAGTCATAAAAAAAAGAGGGGAGAAACCCATCATGATCCTGCCTATCATGGAGGTTGACCGGGCAGAACGTGAATCAATCGCGCAAAGTATTACCCGGCAGCAGGCCGGGTTCCAGGAGATAATTGCAACAGAAAAAAATCCCTACAATATCACAGCTGCTCTGATTGAGAGATGTTCAGGAGGGGCAGTCATCGTTCCCCCTCAGTTTCCTCTTGCCCTGGCCCGGGCACTTGAGAAAAAAATACCGGTTATGCTAGATGACAAATCTACAATCTCACAGATGCGATCTCAGAAAAGCAGCGATGAAATCAGCCACATATCAGTTGTGCAAAAAGCGACTGAAGAAGCAATGGAGAACGGAATAAATCTCATCAGGGGATCCACAATGCGAAACGGGTTACTCTGGCACGGCGAAAAGCAGCTTACATCAGAACTAATACGGTATACTATTCATTCGGCTCTCCTTTCTCGCGGATGCGTTGCCAAAGATACCATAGTATCATGTGGAGAAGAGACTGCAATGCCTCATTGTACTGGAGAGGGACAACTCAAGGCCCACCAACCTATCGTGATTGATCTCTTTCCTAAAAGTGAAACGAGTGGCTATCATGCAGACATGACAAGAACTGTCTCAAAGGGAGAACCTTCAGGTAAGGTTTGTGAATTATATAATGCAGTTCGCGATGCAGAGATCCTGGGAGAGAGTCTAATTTTAGCTGGTGTGAGCGGGGCTGAATGTTATCAGAAGGTCAGGGATTATTTCGATGACCAGGGGTTCAAAACAGATACTGAGGGATTTATTCATAGTCTTGGGCATGGAATCGGCCTGGAGGTACATGAAAAACCAAGCCTTTCACCAGCTGGTGAAGAGTTGAAAGAGGGACATGTTGTTACTGTAGAGCCAGGTCTCTATTACCGTGGAGTAGGAGGGGTCAGGATTGAGAACATGGGAGTAGTTACAAGAAGCGGTTTTAATCGGCTAACGAATTTCCCTGTGGAGATGATTCTTTGAAAGAAGAGGTATTTGAACGATATATACAGGCAGGAAAGGTGGCATCCACCATCCTGCGAAAGGGAGGAGACCTGATAAGACCCGATGTATCACTTGCACTAACCGCTGCTGAGGTTGAACAGATGGTAATCGATGCAGGTCTTGGAGTGGCATTTCCAGTGAACATCTCATTGAATGAATCAGCAGCTCATGATACACCTTCACCTGAAGATGACCGGACATTCAAAGCAGGAGATATGGTAAAATTGGATCTGGGTGTACATCTGGATGGATATATCGCTGACACGGCATTAACTGTCGATCTTGGAGACCAGAACCTACTAGTGGAGGCATCAATTGCTGCGCGTGATGCAGCCATTGCTAAAGTCAAACCCGGAGTTACCATTGGTGAACTTGGAACGGCTGTGGCAGCAGAGATCGGTTCACGCGGATACAGACCGATTGCAAATCTTACAGGACACGGCCTTGACCAGTTCAGACTTCATATGGGGCCAAATGTCCCTAACGTCGGAGGAATCGGCGGGGCAGTGCTGGAAGAAGGAATGGCAATTGCAATAGAACCATTTGCTACAACAGGAACGGGTTATGTCAATGACCAGAAACGTGTTGAGATTTTCTCACAGATGGCCTGGAAGCCGGTAAGAATGCCTACATCGCGGAAGATCCTGAAAGAGATTGAACCATTAAACGGGCTTCCATTCGCAAGAAGACATCTTAAAACACCAAAGCCTGACCTTTCCCTGCTCAGACTTGTCAGAGAAGGGGTGCTTCACGCATATCCGGTCCTTGCAGATGTTCCTGGATCCTATGTATCTCAAGCTGAACACACCATGATTGTCACCAGTGATGGATGTGTAGTGACCACCGCATAACCCCTGAATAAAAATAACACGTTCATCTGTGATCAGCACTAACGATATGAGTTATTGACATGGCCCGTGACGAGGAGATCCTGGACCTGATCGAACTGCTTCTGGCGGCCGAGATATTTAACCAGAATCAGAATCTGGATATAAACGATCTAACCCCCATTGCACGTGAGGTATATGGCGTTCAGAGTATGGAAGGAGAACGGGGACCTGTTGTAGTTTCGGAAAGCGCGCTACAGAAGGTTCTTGGTATCCCTGACGCTCATCTGCGACTTGAAAAGCACCCACTCACGGTGTATGAAGAGTTTGGACACCGACTCAGAATAACAACTCTTCCGGCGGGATTCAACTGGTTTATCAAACACAATGGGGAGAAAAGAATTCGAAAAAACCCTGTTCTCGCCTGGTATGCGGAAAAAAATAATCTTCTATCAGATATTTCACATAGTGCATCTAGGGATATTAACCCAAGGTTTGAAGATAGCAGAGTGTCACTGGATCGCAGAATATCCAAGATGCTTGCAGATGATGAAAAATTAAGGGCGGGTCTTGATTTAATCATCATCAGTGCTCCGGAAGAAGTTGAACAGACGCTGGATGATATCATCTGCACATCTGACCAGGTTCAACGTATTCTCAAGCTGAAGGTTGCATTAGAAAACCTGGAATTTCTCAGGGCCCATCAGGTATTTGATATTGGAAAACTACTCTTTATTGGCCCACCGGGAACAGGAAAAACATCACTCGCTTTTGCTCTGACCCGGGTTTTTCACATGCCAATTCTTGAGGTGAGACTCCCGATGGTTACCTCCCAGTACCTTGGTGAGACATCCAAGAACATCGACCGGATCTTTGAGGTTGCACGCTCTTTATCTCCTTGTATTCTATTTATCGATGAATTTGACTTCCTCGCAAAAAGTAGGATTGGTGACGATCATGGAGCCATGAAACGGGCTGTAAACGCACTTCTCAAAAACATTGACCGGATCGGCCTTATCAGAAATAATGTGCTTCTGGTAGGGGCAACCAACCACCCTCAACTTCTGGATGAAGCGGCCTGGCGCCGATTTGATGAAGTTATTCCCTTTGATCTTCCAGACCTTGCAACAAGGCAACTTATTCTGGAGCGGCTTCTTCAGGGTTTTTCATCAGGATGCGATGTCAGCGCGGTAGCACGTGAGACTGATGGATATTCAGGTGCAGATCTCAAGATGGTTGTCCGTGAAGCAATACTCACCGCACTCATAGATAGCAGAACTCAACTGACTAACGAGGATCTGACAACTGGTCAGAATCTTATCAAGAACAGGGATGCTAGCAGAAACAAAAACTGTCAGGGATAAATCAGATGGAAATAACCCTGCTCGGTACTGGCGATGCAGTAGGCACACCCCATGTTGGGTGTGATTGTACACAATGTACCTATGCAAAAAAGAATGGC belongs to Methanospirillum lacunae and includes:
- a CDS encoding cytochrome c biogenesis CcdA family protein, translating into MDFSPETWILSFLAGLYTPLGAMCVLPLYPGYLAFLAGRTAQGKRVSTLLLGLAVTAGVIGAMLAFGVVFVSVLQASTSLVIGYLGPVVYLILAIMSIGMILGVDIGRIFPTVQTPEAKTPWITACLFGAFFGLVALPCNPASIIMLFALSTTTADFIANFINFVIFGIGMATPLLVLSAFSMDANRKAVSFLAKYHLIINRGAGVLMLAVALYYLIFVFLSEYL
- a CDS encoding phospholipase D-like domain-containing protein, with translation MAACIFCTMRLITLVLVVFICVTTTAAFQITEVYSDTYLDGDADEYLVISGDGPLSSLEVTDGEGQITFPAGAVSSGSITIARDGEAFYKVNGRYPDYELIGMSPDVPEPVVTGKFQMANQKDELMLKEHGILIQNLSWPGTFKPRKGQVHVLGPDGIWDKRVFISGASRFMPVTFSNVTGTAFVSPDCGRAVFEQAVSSARREILVNVYEFTDPEMAGLLCQAFSRGVKVTVLLEGGPVGGISSEEQTVIAMLCSVGINVRVMAGTGEDHAPFRYDHAKYLVIDGKDLLLTTENFKEHSFQKAGFAGNRGWGVLVSSPDLCSYFSKVFYSDLNGPGVTDIQGNRSEIPEYFAEAYKPVFAPLHFNDSSVTPVLAPDTSDLIVSLINETRSRLYIEEAYIKHWSHGKRNPYLKSAIDAARRGVEVKILLDSYYYNIEEENDNDEIAAEITAIANREHIPIEARLLDLSGTGLLKLHAKGMIADDSILISSINWNENSPSFNREAGLIIEDPNVAGYFASVFEQDWNAYKKQPLSHESGPDIAKIGLAGMIVGMLAILYLWRHRR
- a CDS encoding amino acid kinase family protein; translation: MVKPLVIKVGGSLLPHARQIIRTVLKCNRAILILPGGGIFADAVRETGSDGTVAHWMAIAGMEQYGWYLSGFGVETTRYPEFTDKPRVMLPYQYLIEKDPLPHTWEITSDTISAWLADYLEADLLILKSIDQVRADGVPIEVIKAQINTSDLDPLFIPFILSHPVNGGVINGTFPERITLAMKGEKVVGTGFGTIV
- a CDS encoding zinc finger domain-containing protein is translated as MSQEKCTSCNGPMAEQGSTEFGCPACGVRISRCYRCREQSVEFVCPTCGFRGP
- a CDS encoding elongation factor 1-beta gives rise to the protein MGDVALIIKAMPESPEVNREDIKKEIRAKLPRVQDIQEEPIGFGLVALKVVVVVPDAEGQTDAAEATLNSIPGIERAEIIGSTLV
- a CDS encoding malate dehydrogenase; this translates as MTKVTIIGATGRVGQYAALSISRIPYIREIQLYGRDGSQSLLDGITRDLIDSFAATGTASVVRWSCDLADMKGSDVVIITAGVARKPNQDRLDLAHENAKIVADLSKQVQMFAPESMIMMVTNPVDIMTSVALRYSGKKPHQVFGLGTHLDSMRLKSLIASFFQVHVSEVHTRIIGEHGESMVPLWSATTIGGIQISNLPSFGNLPIDDIMGKVRSSGQQIIASKGATVWGPGDAIATIIKTLLGNENRILTLSAYVKSEVHNIGDVCIGVPARINKDGVFPVSIRLDPLEVHAFQRSVERIRGLTNQILKNLEQSDSE
- a CDS encoding M24 family metallopeptidase, which gives rise to MDYLDDLILRSGTSAYCLFASSDDPDMRYLTHFVTNDPVPVIKKRGEKPIMILPIMEVDRAERESIAQSITRQQAGFQEIIATEKNPYNITAALIERCSGGAVIVPPQFPLALARALEKKIPVMLDDKSTISQMRSQKSSDEISHISVVQKATEEAMENGINLIRGSTMRNGLLWHGEKQLTSELIRYTIHSALLSRGCVAKDTIVSCGEETAMPHCTGEGQLKAHQPIVIDLFPKSETSGYHADMTRTVSKGEPSGKVCELYNAVRDAEILGESLILAGVSGAECYQKVRDYFDDQGFKTDTEGFIHSLGHGIGLEVHEKPSLSPAGEELKEGHVVTVEPGLYYRGVGGVRIENMGVVTRSGFNRLTNFPVEMIL
- the map gene encoding type II methionyl aminopeptidase, with the protein product MKEEVFERYIQAGKVASTILRKGGDLIRPDVSLALTAAEVEQMVIDAGLGVAFPVNISLNESAAHDTPSPEDDRTFKAGDMVKLDLGVHLDGYIADTALTVDLGDQNLLVEASIAARDAAIAKVKPGVTIGELGTAVAAEIGSRGYRPIANLTGHGLDQFRLHMGPNVPNVGGIGGAVLEEGMAIAIEPFATTGTGYVNDQKRVEIFSQMAWKPVRMPTSRKILKEIEPLNGLPFARRHLKTPKPDLSLLRLVREGVLHAYPVLADVPGSYVSQAEHTMIVTSDGCVVTTA
- a CDS encoding ATP-binding protein, with protein sequence MARDEEILDLIELLLAAEIFNQNQNLDINDLTPIAREVYGVQSMEGERGPVVVSESALQKVLGIPDAHLRLEKHPLTVYEEFGHRLRITTLPAGFNWFIKHNGEKRIRKNPVLAWYAEKNNLLSDISHSASRDINPRFEDSRVSLDRRISKMLADDEKLRAGLDLIIISAPEEVEQTLDDIICTSDQVQRILKLKVALENLEFLRAHQVFDIGKLLFIGPPGTGKTSLAFALTRVFHMPILEVRLPMVTSQYLGETSKNIDRIFEVARSLSPCILFIDEFDFLAKSRIGDDHGAMKRAVNALLKNIDRIGLIRNNVLLVGATNHPQLLDEAAWRRFDEVIPFDLPDLATRQLILERLLQGFSSGCDVSAVARETDGYSGADLKMVVREAILTALIDSRTQLTNEDLTTGQNLIKNRDASRNKNCQG